ATCATCGAGTATGAGGAGTATTTGATGGACGACGCAGACGTTTGCGTCGTCTCCTTCGGGTCCAGCGCTCGGTCAGCCCGCCACGCGGTCAACGCGGCGCGGAAGCGCGGAATCCGCGCCGGGCTCCTGCGGCTGATTACCGTCTGGCCGTTCCCGGGAAGCCACATCGCCGTCCTTTCGGAACGTGTCAAGGCGTTCGTGGTGGCTGAACTCAACCTCGGGCAGGTGGAGACCCAGGTGCAGCGGTTTTCGACGCGGCCGGTGTTGGGCGCCCACCATGGGGGCGGGGAGATGCTGACGCCCGAGGCCGTGCTGAACGCGATCGAGGAGGCGAGCTGATGGCTCCCGCCGAGCGCATCGCGGACGCGCATCCACTCGACCGGCTGCTCCGGTCGGACCGGCTGCCGCACATCTGGTGTCCAGGCTGCGGTCTCGGCCCGATTATGAACTGCTACGTTCAGGCGATGCTCGACTCCTCCATCCCGCTCGAACGGCACGTCATCGTCTCGGGAATCGGCTGCACCGGCAGGGTGCCCGGGTACGTGAACATCGACTCCTTTCACACCACGCACGGCCGCGCCATCCCCTTCGCCACCGGGCTCAAGCTGGGGAATCCCGACCTCGAGGTGACCGTGTTCAGCGGCGACGGCGATCTGTTCGCCATTGGAGGAAACCACATCCTCCACGCGGCGCGGCGGAACATCGACCTCAATGTGATTTGTGTGAACAACTTCAACTACGGGATGACCGGAGGACAGCTCGGCCCCACGACACCCAGGGGCGCCATCACGTCGACGACGCCCTACGGAAATCCTGAGGAGGCTCTCAACCTCGTGCACCTCATGGCGGCCCTGGGAGCCGTGTACGTGGCCCGTTGGTCCGCGCTGCACGTGCGGCAGCTCGAGCGGTCCATCGCGCGGGCCTTCGAGAAGCGTGGGTTCACGTTCATCGAAGTGCTCTCGCCCTGCCCCGTCGGCTTCGGAAGGCCCAACGAGCTCGGTGAGGGTCTCGACGAGATGCGGCTGTACCGGCTGGAGTGTGTCGTGGACGACGACGCCGACCTGGCGGACTGCGCCATCGACCTGCGCGCCCATCGGCCCCTCGTGCTCGGGGAATTCGTGGACATCGAGCGCCCCGTCTACGGCGAGTGGGAGGCCTGAGGATGCGTCGGGAGATTCGGTTCGCCGGATTCGGAGGACAGGGCATCATCCTCGCGGGTCTCGTCACCGGACGGGCGGCGGCGCTTCACGACGGGCGCGAGGCCATCGTCACCCAGTCGTACGGCCCCGAAGCGCGGGGAGGCGCTTGTTCCGCTCAGGTCGTCCTCGACGACGCCCCCATTGACTATCCAATGGTCACGCGGCCGGACGTGCTGGTCGTCATGTCGCAAGAGGCGGCGCAGCGGTACACCGCGGACCTGGCCGATGATTGCGCCGTCCTCATCGATCGCGACCTGGTGGAGCTGCGTCCGCAGCCCGGCTGGAAGCTGTACGCCATCCCGGCGACGGCCCTCGCGGAACGCCTCGGCAATCGAATGGCGGCCAACGTCGTGATGCTGGGCTTCTTCACCGCGGTCACGAACCTCGTGAGCCGCGAGGCGATGGAGGCCGCAGTCCGGGAGTCCGTCCGGGAGCGGTTCATCGAACTGAACCTGCGGGCCTTCGATGCAGGGTATCGGTACTACCGCGAGGAGGCCGCGTCGTGAGCGACACCGTTCTGGTCATCGGCGGGGGCATCGCGGGCGTCCAAGCTGCGCTCGACCTGGCGGACGCTGGCGCGCGGGTGGTCCTGGTCGAAGCCAGCCCGGCCATCGGCGGCAAGATGGCTGCCCTCGACAAGAACTTCCCGACGTTGGATTGCTCGATCTGCATCGAGGCGCCCAAGCTCTCCGAGATCGCTGAACATCCCAACATCGAGGTTCTCGCGCCGGCCGAGCTCATCGCCTTCGAAGGCCAACCGGGAGACTTCACCGCCCGCATCCGCGTCCGGTCGCGCTTCGTGACCGACGAATGCACGCGGTGCAACTTGTGCGTGGATGCTTGTCCTGTCGTTCTCCCGAACGAGTTCGACGTGGCGATGGCTTCGCGGAAGGCCATCTACACGCCGTTTCCGCAGGCGGTCCCCGGCGCGTACATCATCGACATCGATCATTGCTTGAATGACCCGCCTAACTATCTGCCTTGCGGGCGTTGCATGGACGCGTGCGCGCCTCGTGTCATCGACTTCACGCAACCGCGGGAGCGGGTCGTGGAGCGCCGGGTGGGCGCGGCGATCGTGGCCACCGGGTTTGAACTCATCGATCCTGGCTTGCTGCGCGCGTTCGGGTACGGTAAGCACCCCGACGTCCTCACGTCGCTCGAGTTCGAACGCATGCTGACGTCGGCCGGTCCGACGGGCGGCGACATCGTGAAGCCCTCCAACGGGGAACACCCCGAGCGCATGCTGTTCGTCCTGTGCGTGGGTTCGCGGGATGTGCGCTTCTACAGATATTGCTCTCGCTTCTGCTGCATGTACTCCGTCAAGGAGGCGTTCCAGGCTCGCGACCACGGAGTGCCGGATGTCAGCGTGCTGTACATGGATTTGCGGGCGTACGGCAAGGGCTTCGACGCGTTCGTGGACCGCACGCGCGAGCATGGCGTGCGCTTCATCAGAGGCCGCCCTGCGAGCGTCGAGCCGGCCGGGGAACGCATCCTCGTCCGGTACGAGAACACGGACGAGGGACGGGTGGAGACCTCTGAGGTCGACATGGTGGTGCTCGCCACCGCGGCGCGTCCGCCCGAGGGGCTCGAGCGCCTCGCCGGGCTGCTGGGGATCGCCCTGGCGGAGGATGGGTTCGTGGCGGCGCGCGAGGAGGCGGGCGGGCTCATCGTGACCAGCCGGCCAGGGATCTACGCCGCGGGCTGCGCGACCGGCCTCAAGGACATCCCGGACAGCGTCTCCGAGGCCGCCGGAGCCGCGGCCGCGGCGCTGACCCACATCGACGAACGGCACTGGCCGGAGTTCGAGATGGTCGACCCCCAGGACGACCTCGACACCGCACGTATCGGTGTCAACGTCTGCCATTGCGGCAGCAACATCGCCGGCGTGGTCGACATCGCGGCGGTGGTCGAGGCGGCATCGCGCATGGAGGGCGTGGTCTACGCCGGCTCGTCGATGTTTTCCTGCGCGGGTACCACTCAGGCGGAGATCGCCCGGCGCCTCCGGGAAGCGAGAGCGAACCGGGTGGTCATCGCCGCCTGTTCGCCCAAGACGCACGAGGCCACCTTCCGCCGGGTCATGTTGAAGGCCGGCCTCAATCCCTACCTCCTGGAAATGGCGAACATCCGCAACCAGGACTCGTGGGTCCACAAGCAGAGCCGGGAGGAGGCGACGGCGAAGGCCATCGACATGGTGCGGATGGCGGTCGAGAAGGCACGTCGTCTAGCGCCGCTTACGGCCACTCATCAGCCCGTCGTCCAGAAAGCGCTGATCATCGGCGGCGGCGTCGCCGGCATGACGGCGGCGGCGAATCTGGCGAAGCAAGGGTATGAGACCCACCTCGTCGAGCGCTCCTCGCGGCTGGGCGGTGTGTTGAACGACCTCGAACGGATCGAACCCTCGGGGTTGGAGGCCGCGGAGGTCGTGCGGCGCGCTTCCGAAGAGGTCGCAGCGGCCGGCGTGAAAGTCCACCTGGGCGCCGACATCGAGACCATCGGCGGACACGTGGGAAACTTCAGCGCCCGTCTCTCCACGGGCGAGGAGGTCCAGGCCGGCGCGGTGATCCTCGCCATGGGCGCCCGTCCCTACCGGCCGACAGAGTTCGGCTACGGCCTCTGGCCCAACGTCCTCACCAATCTCGAACTGGCGGCCGGGAAGCCGGTCATGGGCGACCGGGTGACGTTCATCGCCTGCGTGGGCGCGCGCCGCGGCGCCCTCGGCTGCTCGCGGTACTGCTGCGAGTCGATGATCGGCGAAGCGCTACGCCTCCAGATGGCCGGCAAGAAGGTGCGCGTCGTGTACCGCGACATCCGTTCGTTCAGCAGGGACGCGGAGGAGCTCTATGCGCGCGCCGCCGCTGCGGGGGTGCAGTTCTTCCGTATGGACCCCCAGGCCTGCCCGGAAGAGGTGGTCGACTGGGACGGGCATGCGGTCCAGTTCTTCGATTACCTCACCGGGCGCACCGTGCGGATTCCCACCGATACGCTGGTCCTGACCGTAGGACTGCTTCCGCAGGAGGAGACGGTTTCGG
This window of the Dehalococcoidia bacterium genome carries:
- a CDS encoding thiamine pyrophosphate-dependent enzyme, whose translation is MAPAERIADAHPLDRLLRSDRLPHIWCPGCGLGPIMNCYVQAMLDSSIPLERHVIVSGIGCTGRVPGYVNIDSFHTTHGRAIPFATGLKLGNPDLEVTVFSGDGDLFAIGGNHILHAARRNIDLNVICVNNFNYGMTGGQLGPTTPRGAITSTTPYGNPEEALNLVHLMAALGAVYVARWSALHVRQLERSIARAFEKRGFTFIEVLSPCPVGFGRPNELGEGLDEMRLYRLECVVDDDADLADCAIDLRAHRPLVLGEFVDIERPVYGEWEA
- a CDS encoding 2-oxoacid:acceptor oxidoreductase family protein, producing the protein MRREIRFAGFGGQGIILAGLVTGRAAALHDGREAIVTQSYGPEARGGACSAQVVLDDAPIDYPMVTRPDVLVVMSQEAAQRYTADLADDCAVLIDRDLVELRPQPGWKLYAIPATALAERLGNRMAANVVMLGFFTAVTNLVSREAMEAAVRESVRERFIELNLRAFDAGYRYYREEAAS
- a CDS encoding hydrogenase iron-sulfur subunit, yielding MSDTVLVIGGGIAGVQAALDLADAGARVVLVEASPAIGGKMAALDKNFPTLDCSICIEAPKLSEIAEHPNIEVLAPAELIAFEGQPGDFTARIRVRSRFVTDECTRCNLCVDACPVVLPNEFDVAMASRKAIYTPFPQAVPGAYIIDIDHCLNDPPNYLPCGRCMDACAPRVIDFTQPRERVVERRVGAAIVATGFELIDPGLLRAFGYGKHPDVLTSLEFERMLTSAGPTGGDIVKPSNGEHPERMLFVLCVGSRDVRFYRYCSRFCCMYSVKEAFQARDHGVPDVSVLYMDLRAYGKGFDAFVDRTREHGVRFIRGRPASVEPAGERILVRYENTDEGRVETSEVDMVVLATAARPPEGLERLAGLLGIALAEDGFVAAREEAGGLIVTSRPGIYAAGCATGLKDIPDSVSEAAGAAAAALTHIDERHWPEFEMVDPQDDLDTARIGVNVCHCGSNIAGVVDIAAVVEAASRMEGVVYAGSSMFSCAGTTQAEIARRLREARANRVVIAACSPKTHEATFRRVMLKAGLNPYLLEMANIRNQDSWVHKQSREEATAKAIDMVRMAVEKARRLAPLTATHQPVVQKALIIGGGVAGMTAAANLAKQGYETHLVERSSRLGGVLNDLERIEPSGLEAAEVVRRASEEVAAAGVKVHLGADIETIGGHVGNFSARLSTGEEVQAGAVILAMGARPYRPTEFGYGLWPNVLTNLELAAGKPVMGDRVTFIACVGARRGALGCSRYCCESMIGEALRLQMAGKKVRVVYRDIRSFSRDAEELYARAAAAGVQFFRMDPQACPEEVVDWDGHAVQFFDYLTGRTVRIPTDTLVLTVGLLPQEETVSAQLKVARSEDGFLLERHPKLGPAEAGSPGIYLAGTVQAPKDVRESVSQALAAAAKASAVLARGTILKEPITARLLPDRCIVCGICAAACPFGAIELIGKPKEGEMRFIEAACQGCGACAATCNYDAIEMPYFTKEQILAQIDAALAHDPQHKTLVFACNWCSYAGADQAGVEKIQYPPSALIIRTMCSARVEEDFITRAFERGAGAVLVTGCRLTEKGSDCHYNYANVQTKKRFEMWHRKLTRQGLDPDRLQLAWISASEGKEFARKIAEMDAVIRRQGGGVLERVSP